From a region of the Rhizobium bangladeshense genome:
- a CDS encoding SfnB family sulfur acquisition oxidoreductase: protein MTLSTINTDYAAKAVPPVARPSELAHIVKTDAEAIAIAKTLAAEFIKDSAVRDRDRIWPVKELDAFSQSGLWSINVPKAFGGPEVSYATLAKVIEIISGADSSIGQIAQNHLGVVAAIRTVSDPAQQKLLFAEVLRGTRFGNAFSEFGSKRAVDFETKFIDAGDHVVVNGQKFYSSGALLAHLVPIVALDDEGRAWYAIAERDAPGLTVIDDWSSFGQRTTVSGTVLLDNVKVPKTHVVPGYKGYEVPTADGAIFQIIQVAVDTGIAQAAIDETVSFVRTKSRAWVDSGVDNAWDDPYTIQSIGDLTLRLHAAQALLEKAGYAIDRAILDPNAETVAEAQIVTAEAKILSTEIAIAATNKLFELAGTRSTLAEHGLDRHWRNARTHTLHDPVRWKYAILGKYFLNGEKPPLHAWS from the coding sequence ATGACCCTTTCCACTATTAATACCGACTATGCCGCAAAAGCTGTGCCCCCTGTTGCGCGCCCGTCGGAACTAGCCCACATCGTCAAGACCGATGCCGAAGCGATTGCCATCGCGAAGACACTTGCGGCAGAGTTCATCAAGGATTCGGCCGTGCGCGACCGCGACCGCATCTGGCCGGTGAAGGAACTGGACGCGTTTTCGCAAAGCGGTCTCTGGTCGATAAACGTGCCGAAGGCGTTCGGCGGTCCCGAAGTCTCCTATGCGACTCTTGCGAAGGTCATCGAGATCATCTCGGGGGCCGATTCATCGATCGGACAAATCGCGCAAAACCACCTTGGCGTCGTGGCCGCGATCCGCACGGTTTCGGATCCAGCCCAGCAAAAGTTGTTGTTCGCCGAAGTGCTGAGGGGCACGCGCTTCGGCAATGCCTTTTCCGAATTCGGATCCAAGCGCGCGGTGGATTTCGAAACCAAGTTCATCGATGCTGGCGATCATGTCGTCGTCAACGGCCAGAAATTCTACTCATCAGGGGCATTACTCGCGCATCTTGTGCCGATCGTTGCCCTCGACGACGAGGGCAGGGCCTGGTATGCGATTGCCGAGCGCGATGCACCAGGTCTGACAGTCATCGACGACTGGTCCTCCTTCGGCCAGCGTACCACGGTGTCGGGGACGGTCTTGCTTGACAATGTCAAAGTGCCGAAGACGCATGTGGTGCCCGGCTACAAGGGGTATGAGGTGCCAACCGCGGACGGCGCGATCTTCCAGATTATCCAAGTGGCGGTCGATACCGGTATCGCGCAGGCCGCGATAGACGAGACTGTCAGCTTTGTGCGCACCAAGAGCCGCGCCTGGGTTGATTCCGGCGTCGACAACGCCTGGGATGATCCCTACACGATCCAGTCGATCGGAGACTTGACGCTACGACTGCATGCGGCGCAGGCGCTGCTTGAAAAGGCAGGTTATGCCATTGACCGGGCGATCCTGGATCCGAATGCGGAGACCGTTGCGGAAGCCCAGATCGTTACCGCCGAAGCGAAGATCCTTTCCACTGAAATCGCGATTGCGGCGACCAACAAGTTGTTCGAATTGGCAGGAACGCGTTCAACCCTTGCAGAGCACGGGCTTGATCGCCACTGGCGCAACGCCCGCACCCATACTCTGCATGACCCGGTCCGCTGGAAGTACGCCATTTTGGGTAAGTATTTCCTGAATGGCGAGAAGCCACCGCTCCATGCCTGGAGCTGA
- a CDS encoding ABC transporter ATP-binding protein: MALETTLLAVDGLKATYNNAITALDGVGFHLARGEILALLGANGAGKTTTLKALSNLLPAERGQIVSGSIRFDGLDVLRTSPAALVRAGLVQVLEGRHCFRSLTVEENLVSGGLGRGSTRAQIAEDVEKVYTRFPRLKEKRRALSGLTSGGEQQMTAIGRALMSRPRLLVLDEPSMGLAPLIVQDIFRTLRHLNREEGLSILVAEQNSAIALKHADRAIILENGATVLTGDAQDVRGRDDIKSFYLGKRAVAPPIPAVVG, from the coding sequence ATGGCTCTGGAAACCACCCTGCTTGCGGTCGATGGTCTGAAGGCGACGTACAATAACGCCATCACCGCGCTCGACGGAGTCGGTTTCCACCTGGCGCGCGGTGAAATCCTGGCGCTCCTTGGCGCGAATGGTGCGGGGAAGACGACGACACTCAAGGCGTTGTCCAATCTGCTTCCAGCCGAACGTGGGCAGATCGTTTCCGGCAGCATCCGCTTCGACGGGCTCGATGTCCTGCGCACAAGCCCTGCTGCACTGGTGCGTGCCGGTCTCGTGCAGGTGCTTGAAGGTCGCCATTGCTTTCGCAGCCTGACAGTCGAGGAAAACCTTGTCTCCGGTGGGCTTGGCCGCGGCAGCACGCGCGCTCAGATCGCCGAAGACGTCGAGAAGGTCTACACGCGTTTTCCCAGGTTGAAGGAAAAGCGTCGTGCACTTTCCGGCCTGACCTCGGGTGGCGAGCAGCAGATGACGGCGATTGGCCGGGCGCTGATGTCGCGGCCGCGCCTTCTAGTTCTCGACGAGCCATCCATGGGATTGGCGCCGCTCATCGTCCAGGACATTTTCCGGACGCTGCGCCACCTCAATCGCGAAGAGGGTCTTTCCATCCTTGTGGCGGAGCAGAACTCCGCAATCGCACTGAAACATGCCGATCGCGCCATCATCCTCGAAAACGGCGCCACGGTGCTGACCGGTGACGCACAGGATGTGCGCGGGCGCGACGATATCAAGTCTTTCTACCTCGGCAAGAGAGCCGTGGCTCCCCCCATCCCGGCCGTTGTCGGCTAA
- a CDS encoding ABC transporter substrate-binding protein → MTILSKFKIAALAAGLAFSVAMPMARADEQYFPLQSYRVGPYAAGGTGFFGGFIDYLNLINTRDGGVNGVKLTWSEAETQYEVERGVEAYERLKSNPNVAAWNPLSVGIAYAMIDRITADKVPLITINHGRTDSTDGRVFPYVFPLLLNPYSETSGIVNYIASKEGGLESLKGKKIAVLYHGSPYGKETIPIYDLLAKKYGFELQQIEVPHPGNEQQSQWLTIRRAKPDYVVLRGWGVMNPVALKTAAKVGFPADHIIGNVWSNSEEDVIPAGDAAKGYTAITTQASGAEYPVVQEIVKTIYDAGKGNLEDKKRIGSVYHNLGIVNGILNVEAIRTAQEKFGKRTLTGDEVRWGFEHLQLDPARVEALGAKGLFHSINVTWDNHEGNGYVTFQQWDGKKWNVVSDWIAPDWALLRPIIEKSSEAYAAEKGIKLRTAADAEAATN, encoded by the coding sequence ATGACGATCCTTTCCAAATTCAAGATTGCGGCTCTTGCCGCCGGCCTCGCCTTTTCGGTGGCCATGCCTATGGCCCGTGCTGACGAACAATATTTTCCGCTCCAGAGCTATCGCGTCGGCCCCTATGCTGCCGGCGGCACCGGCTTCTTCGGTGGCTTCATCGATTATCTGAACCTGATCAACACGCGCGACGGCGGCGTCAACGGCGTTAAGCTGACATGGTCGGAAGCTGAAACGCAGTATGAGGTCGAACGTGGCGTCGAAGCGTACGAGCGCCTGAAGAGCAACCCGAACGTTGCCGCCTGGAACCCGCTTTCCGTCGGCATTGCCTATGCGATGATCGATCGCATCACCGCAGACAAGGTGCCGTTGATCACCATCAACCATGGCCGCACGGATTCGACCGATGGCCGCGTTTTCCCCTATGTTTTCCCGCTGCTGCTCAATCCCTACAGCGAAACTTCCGGCATCGTGAACTATATCGCTTCCAAGGAAGGCGGGCTTGAAAGCCTGAAGGGCAAGAAGATCGCCGTGCTCTACCACGGCTCGCCCTATGGCAAAGAGACGATCCCCATCTACGATCTGCTGGCGAAGAAATACGGATTCGAGCTGCAGCAGATCGAGGTGCCGCATCCAGGCAACGAACAGCAGTCGCAGTGGCTGACGATCCGGCGCGCCAAGCCAGACTACGTCGTCCTGCGCGGTTGGGGCGTGATGAACCCGGTTGCGCTGAAGACCGCAGCCAAGGTTGGCTTCCCAGCGGATCACATTATCGGAAACGTCTGGTCCAATTCAGAAGAAGACGTCATCCCCGCTGGTGATGCAGCCAAGGGCTATACGGCGATCACCACACAGGCTTCGGGAGCCGAATACCCCGTCGTTCAGGAGATCGTCAAAACGATCTACGACGCCGGCAAGGGGAACCTGGAAGACAAGAAGCGTATTGGCTCGGTCTACCACAACCTCGGTATCGTCAACGGCATCCTTAATGTCGAGGCAATCCGCACCGCACAGGAGAAGTTCGGCAAACGGACGCTGACCGGCGACGAGGTCCGCTGGGGCTTTGAACACCTGCAGCTCGACCCGGCGCGTGTCGAGGCGCTCGGCGCCAAGGGCCTGTTCCACTCCATCAATGTCACCTGGGACAATCACGAAGGCAACGGTTACGTGACGTTCCAACAATGGGACGGGAAGAAGTGGAACGTCGTCTCTGACTGGATCGCGCCGGACTGGGCACTGTTGCGGCCCATCATCGAGAAGTCTTCCGAAGCCTACGCGGCCGAGAAGGGCATCAAGCTTCGTACGGCGGCGGACGCCGAGGCGGCGACCAACTGA
- a CDS encoding branched-chain amino acid ABC transporter permease has protein sequence MSTITYDLPVYRLPARWAMPLAWLATSYVVVPLIGSDYLLEAILLPFLALSLAGLGLNILTGYAGQVSLGSAAFMAMGAFAAFNFNLRFDGLPLIVSMVLAGLAAAGIGLVFGLPSLRLKGFYLAVSTLAAQFFVQWALTKFSWFSNDSASGVIDAPQLSVFGLVFDGPVGRYYFALTVVAVLTWLAYRLVNSQTGRNFIALRDNETAARIIGVPVLKTKLLAFAISSFIIGIAGVLWSFAYLRTVEPAGFNLDRSFQVLFIVIIGGLASIRGAFFGAALIVVFPLILSRLGSFLLGDIFNSGVLDMSQRIVLGALIILFLILEPDGLVALWDRVRKRIGAAIVRS, from the coding sequence ATGTCCACGATCACCTACGATCTTCCGGTATATCGCCTCCCCGCGCGCTGGGCGATGCCATTGGCCTGGCTTGCCACCTCCTATGTCGTTGTGCCGCTTATCGGGTCCGACTATCTTTTGGAGGCTATCCTGCTGCCGTTTCTGGCGCTCAGCCTCGCCGGCCTCGGCCTCAATATCCTGACTGGCTATGCGGGGCAGGTGTCGTTGGGAAGTGCTGCCTTCATGGCCATGGGTGCCTTCGCCGCGTTCAACTTCAATCTTCGCTTCGACGGTCTGCCCTTGATCGTCAGCATGGTTCTTGCTGGTCTAGCAGCCGCCGGCATCGGCCTGGTATTCGGCCTTCCCAGCTTGCGCCTCAAGGGCTTTTACCTTGCGGTATCGACGCTTGCCGCGCAGTTTTTTGTGCAGTGGGCGCTGACCAAATTCAGCTGGTTCTCCAATGATTCCGCATCCGGCGTCATCGATGCGCCTCAGCTTTCGGTTTTCGGTCTTGTTTTCGATGGGCCGGTCGGACGATACTATTTCGCGCTGACGGTGGTCGCCGTTCTCACTTGGCTGGCCTATCGTTTGGTGAATTCGCAGACCGGCCGCAATTTCATCGCCCTGCGCGACAACGAGACAGCGGCGCGGATCATCGGCGTGCCGGTGCTGAAAACCAAGCTTCTGGCCTTCGCAATCTCCTCCTTCATCATCGGCATCGCCGGCGTCCTATGGTCGTTCGCCTATTTGCGCACTGTCGAGCCCGCCGGTTTCAATCTCGACCGATCGTTCCAGGTCCTGTTCATCGTCATCATCGGCGGACTTGCCTCGATCCGCGGTGCCTTTTTCGGAGCGGCGCTGATCGTCGTGTTTCCGTTGATCCTGTCACGGCTTGGCTCCTTCCTGCTCGGCGATATCTTCAATTCGGGCGTGCTGGATATGAGCCAGCGCATCGTGCTCGGCGCGCTCATCATCCTCTTTCTGATTCTCGAACCGGATGGGCTCGTCGCCCTGTGGGATCGGGTCCGAAAACGAATCGGCGCCGCCATCGTGCGGTCCTGA
- a CDS encoding branched-chain amino acid ABC transporter permease gives MSDFDWLFFTEVLVGGLLSGIMYSLVAIGFVLIYKTSGVLNFAQGAMLLFAALTFVSLTERGISFPLAFAITFAIMVVIGIAVERTVLRPLTNKPPITLFMATLGLSYVIEGAAQLIWGTQVHGLDLGIEDVPFDVGGVYISQFDIFAAIVAASMVLLLSVFFRYTRIGLGFRAVADDQFAALAVGLRLPWIWATVWAAAGLVALVAGLLWGARVGVQFSLSLIVLKALPVLVLGGFDSILGAIVGGLLMGASEKLAEVYIGEYFGGGIEGWFAYVIALAFLLVRPSGLFGQKLVERV, from the coding sequence ATGTCCGATTTCGACTGGCTGTTCTTCACCGAGGTCCTCGTCGGTGGCCTTCTCTCCGGCATCATGTATTCGCTGGTCGCGATCGGTTTCGTGTTGATCTACAAGACATCCGGCGTCCTCAATTTTGCGCAAGGGGCAATGCTCCTGTTTGCGGCGCTGACCTTCGTCAGCCTGACGGAACGCGGCATTTCCTTCCCGCTAGCATTCGCGATCACCTTCGCGATCATGGTCGTTATCGGAATTGCCGTCGAGCGCACGGTGTTGCGGCCGCTGACCAACAAACCGCCGATCACGCTCTTCATGGCAACCCTCGGCCTCTCCTATGTCATCGAGGGCGCTGCCCAACTGATCTGGGGTACGCAGGTGCACGGCCTTGACCTCGGTATCGAGGACGTGCCGTTCGATGTCGGTGGTGTCTACATCAGTCAGTTCGACATTTTCGCAGCGATCGTTGCCGCCTCGATGGTCCTGCTGCTCTCTGTCTTCTTCCGTTACACCCGCATCGGGCTTGGTTTTCGCGCCGTCGCCGACGACCAGTTCGCCGCACTGGCCGTCGGGTTGAGGCTGCCATGGATCTGGGCGACGGTCTGGGCCGCTGCAGGCCTGGTGGCGCTGGTCGCCGGTCTGTTGTGGGGAGCCCGCGTCGGAGTGCAATTCTCCCTGTCGCTGATCGTTCTAAAGGCCTTGCCGGTTCTCGTCCTCGGCGGGTTCGATTCGATCCTAGGCGCGATCGTCGGCGGATTGTTGATGGGCGCGTCCGAGAAGCTGGCGGAGGTCTATATCGGGGAGTATTTCGGCGGCGGTATCGAAGGCTGGTTTGCCTATGTCATCGCGCTCGCCTTCCTCCTCGTGCGCCCTTCCGGCCTGTTCGGCCAGAAGCTTGTGGAAAGGGTCTGA
- a CDS encoding ABC transporter ATP-binding protein has product MGAAPFPPDVQEHLAGLDRGTGGAWTSPIEAGAKDGIVLKLAGIDLSFGGVVALKDIDLSVRRGEILAIIGPNGAGKSSIINVISGVYRPDRGFVWLSGRRHAQVPTQKLARLGIARTFQNLALFKGLSVLDNVVVGRAHKTRSSFVEQIVGLGRARTEQRDARSRAFEVLEFLRLSHVGDRLVGTLPYGLQKRVELARALVAEPDILLLDEPMAGMTATEKNEMADFVRAARDRFGTTVVLIEHDIGIVMDLSHRVAVLDYGRKIADGTPAEVQRDQRVIDAYLGVAPENENGEGI; this is encoded by the coding sequence TTGGGAGCGGCGCCGTTTCCGCCGGACGTTCAGGAGCACTTGGCCGGCTTGGACAGAGGAACAGGCGGCGCCTGGACCTCGCCCATTGAAGCCGGCGCAAAGGACGGCATCGTTCTGAAGCTGGCCGGCATTGATCTGTCCTTCGGTGGCGTCGTCGCCCTGAAGGATATCGATCTGTCCGTACGGCGCGGCGAAATCCTCGCCATTATCGGACCCAACGGTGCTGGCAAGAGCTCGATCATAAATGTGATCAGCGGCGTATACCGACCCGATCGCGGTTTTGTGTGGCTCTCCGGGCGCCGCCATGCACAGGTCCCGACGCAGAAACTTGCCCGTCTCGGCATTGCTCGCACGTTCCAAAACCTGGCGTTGTTCAAGGGTTTGAGCGTTCTCGACAATGTCGTGGTTGGACGAGCGCACAAGACGCGGTCTAGCTTCGTCGAACAGATCGTCGGCCTCGGTCGAGCCCGCACGGAACAGAGGGATGCCCGCAGTCGGGCTTTCGAGGTGCTTGAGTTCCTCCGCCTTTCGCATGTTGGCGATCGTCTGGTCGGTACACTGCCTTATGGTCTGCAAAAACGGGTGGAATTGGCGCGCGCTCTGGTGGCCGAGCCCGATATCCTGCTGCTCGACGAGCCGATGGCCGGCATGACGGCGACCGAAAAGAACGAGATGGCCGATTTCGTGCGCGCTGCACGCGATCGTTTCGGTACGACAGTCGTGCTGATCGAACACGATATCGGGATCGTCATGGACCTCTCCCATCGGGTCGCCGTGCTCGACTACGGTCGCAAGATCGCCGATGGAACGCCCGCCGAGGTCCAGCGCGACCAGCGCGTGATCGATGCCTATCTCGGTGTCGCCCCTGAGAACGAAAACGGGGAGGGCATCTGA
- the sfnG gene encoding dimethylsulfone monooxygenase SfnG: MSYASREPVKFAYWVPNVSGGLVISNIEQRTSWTIEYNRKLAQIAEASGFDYALSQVRFTAGYGAEFQHESVSFSHALLESTTTLKVIAAILPGPWNPTLAAKQIATINHLTNGRVAVNIVSGWFRGEFHAIGEHWLDHDERYRRSEEFIRALRGIWTEDNFTFHGDFYRFNNYSLKPKPTDPQPEIFQGGSSRAARDMASRVSDWYFTNGNTPEEIRKQVADIQGKAKASGHSVRVGVNAFAIVRETEEEARAVLAEIIEKANPEAVNAFGHEVKKAGKSSPEGEGNWAKSSFEDLVQYNDGFRSNLIGTPRQVAERVINLKRAGADLILLGFLHFQEEVEYFGKHVIPLIRELEEAETATAVAAE, from the coding sequence ATGTCCTACGCCAGCAGAGAGCCGGTCAAATTTGCGTACTGGGTGCCCAATGTTTCGGGCGGCCTCGTCATTTCCAACATCGAGCAACGGACCAGCTGGACGATCGAGTACAACAGAAAGCTGGCGCAGATCGCCGAGGCCAGCGGCTTCGATTACGCACTGAGCCAGGTTCGCTTCACCGCCGGTTACGGCGCCGAGTTTCAGCATGAATCGGTCTCCTTCAGCCATGCGCTGCTGGAATCGACGACGACACTGAAGGTGATCGCCGCCATTCTGCCGGGACCATGGAATCCGACACTGGCAGCCAAGCAGATTGCGACGATCAATCACCTCACCAATGGTCGTGTCGCCGTCAACATCGTCAGTGGCTGGTTCCGCGGCGAGTTCCACGCGATCGGAGAACACTGGCTGGATCATGACGAGCGTTACCGCCGCTCGGAGGAATTCATCCGCGCGCTGCGGGGCATCTGGACCGAAGACAATTTCACCTTCCACGGCGATTTCTATCGCTTCAACAATTATTCGCTGAAGCCAAAGCCGACCGATCCACAGCCGGAAATCTTCCAGGGCGGCTCCTCGCGCGCGGCGCGCGACATGGCGTCGCGTGTTTCCGACTGGTATTTTACCAACGGCAACACGCCAGAGGAAATCAGAAAGCAGGTCGCCGATATTCAGGGTAAGGCAAAGGCCAGCGGCCACTCGGTGCGCGTCGGGGTCAATGCCTTCGCAATCGTGCGCGAGACCGAAGAGGAGGCCCGCGCCGTTCTGGCCGAGATCATTGAAAAGGCCAATCCCGAGGCCGTCAACGCCTTCGGCCATGAGGTGAAGAAAGCCGGAAAATCCTCGCCGGAAGGTGAGGGAAACTGGGCGAAATCCTCTTTCGAGGATCTTGTTCAGTATAATGATGGCTTCCGTTCCAATCTCATCGGCACACCTCGTCAGGTCGCGGAGCGGGTTATCAATCTGAAGCGCGCTGGCGCCGACCTCATCCTTCTCGGTTTCCTGCATTTCCAGGAAGAGGTCGAGTATTTCGGCAAGCACGTCATCCCGTTGATCCGCGAGTTGGAAGAAGCCGAAACGGCGACTGCAGTCGCCGCCGAGTAA
- the msuE gene encoding FMN reductase produces MKILGLSGNVKQPSRTASVVEAVVAAAASKLGLERRTIELVDAAPVLFKALRSDQLDAAGRSIIDAVEAADVLVVGSPVYRASYAGALKHLFDLVDYRALTGKRVILAATGGTPLHGLMIEHQLRPLFGFFNALTLPTSIYATECDFVDYEITSPAVRERIERAVSELAQVLPVSDNAAADRAHGNRPALVAASA; encoded by the coding sequence ATGAAAATTCTAGGGCTATCAGGCAATGTCAAGCAACCATCCCGAACTGCCTCTGTTGTGGAGGCCGTCGTCGCAGCAGCGGCATCGAAGCTGGGCCTCGAACGGCGAACCATAGAGCTGGTCGACGCTGCTCCCGTTCTATTCAAGGCGCTTCGATCCGACCAGCTGGATGCCGCGGGGCGTTCGATTATCGACGCCGTCGAGGCGGCTGATGTCCTGGTAGTCGGGTCGCCGGTCTACCGGGCATCGTATGCCGGCGCTCTTAAACATCTTTTCGATCTTGTTGACTACCGCGCACTAACCGGCAAGCGGGTCATTTTAGCTGCGACAGGCGGCACACCGCTGCACGGTTTGATGATTGAACATCAGTTGCGCCCACTGTTCGGCTTCTTCAACGCCCTGACGCTGCCGACTTCGATCTACGCGACTGAATGCGATTTCGTGGATTATGAGATCACCAGCCCTGCGGTTCGCGAGCGCATTGAGCGCGCCGTTTCAGAACTCGCGCAGGTGCTGCCGGTCTCAGATAACGCCGCTGCCGACCGCGCCCATGGAAACCGACCAGCGCTCGTCGCCGCGTCAGCTTAG
- a CDS encoding DUF3800 domain-containing protein yields MPVTLNLYLDDSGTRHPTHKVGKKAAHGYDWFALGGILVRSDAEEHARDLHAEFCAKWEITAPLHSSEIRSQNENFDLLRGWEKDKLRAFYEELYILMREAPVVGIACTVDRPGYCGRYLDQYKKNPWMLCKTAFTVVVERAAKCAIAQGMKLRVHPERCNKAEDANLEGYYKALKAEGMPFAKENSDKYGPLTPEQLNQTLYEFKTKQKTSPMAQLADLYLWPICMGGYHASNRPYQRLTDDGKLIDCHIKEDERPMLGSKYSCFENVERKA; encoded by the coding sequence TTGCCTGTCACCTTGAACCTCTACCTCGACGATTCCGGTACTAGACATCCCACCCACAAGGTCGGGAAGAAAGCGGCGCACGGGTACGACTGGTTCGCACTCGGTGGAATCCTGGTTCGAAGTGACGCAGAGGAACATGCCCGAGACCTTCACGCAGAGTTCTGTGCGAAATGGGAAATCACCGCGCCCTTGCACTCCTCGGAAATCAGATCGCAGAACGAGAACTTCGATTTGCTACGGGGTTGGGAGAAGGACAAACTGAGAGCATTCTACGAGGAACTTTACATTCTGATGCGAGAGGCGCCCGTGGTCGGTATCGCGTGCACTGTCGACCGCCCCGGATACTGTGGACGATACCTCGACCAGTACAAGAAGAATCCTTGGATGCTCTGCAAAACCGCATTTACTGTCGTCGTTGAACGCGCCGCGAAATGCGCTATCGCCCAAGGCATGAAGCTGCGCGTGCATCCTGAGCGCTGCAACAAGGCTGAGGATGCGAACCTGGAGGGCTACTACAAGGCTCTAAAGGCGGAGGGAATGCCGTTCGCTAAGGAAAATTCCGATAAGTACGGCCCCTTGACCCCCGAGCAGTTGAACCAGACGCTCTACGAGTTCAAGACCAAGCAGAAGACTTCGCCGATGGCGCAACTGGCGGACCTGTATCTATGGCCGATCTGCATGGGCGGCTATCATGCCAGCAATCGTCCTTACCAGCGCCTGACCGACGACGGAAAGCTGATTGACTGCCATATCAAGGAAGACGAGCGGCCGATGCTCGGATCCAAATATAGCTGCTTTGAGAATGTCGAACGGAAGGCCTAA
- a CDS encoding efflux transporter outer membrane subunit, whose protein sequence is MHSLPLTAAVLPLLLSSCMLGPDYASPETPLPSKFSEGAKQSVGDVAVSAWWNSFSDRTLNQYVATGLDENLSVQQALERINAAAADVTITGAGGFPNLDFGASHTICKARDVTSTQNISGGQLSLTWLLDVFGQYRRSTESALASLDSAHAAVDVAKLALIKDLVSSYIDARYYQQRVSISRANLKSRQETYDLTNFQLEAGAASRLDVSQAEALVQSTIAELPSLELNFRVSAHHIATLIALPSEMVVKQLQKNEGQPVYREKINAGIPADLIRNRPDIREAERNLAAATAKIGVAEARLYPAITLSGSITPSYINQRGRRGDISKWSFGPSLDLPILDGGRLRANVETSKSAAAAAYIRWKSTVLTAVQEVQDALTAARRDVRTVNSRHRQVETTEETLKLSVDSYKDGASSLLDVLDAQRQVSSAQAGLATAIQKLAKDHVQLNVAIGGVFAAPMVASPWVEASRVSQQMQTSGRTRSSRALHCEMF, encoded by the coding sequence ATGCATTCGCTCCCTCTAACCGCTGCGGTGTTGCCGCTGCTTTTGTCATCTTGCATGCTCGGGCCCGACTATGCATCGCCGGAAACGCCTTTACCGTCGAAGTTTTCCGAGGGTGCAAAACAGAGCGTCGGCGATGTTGCGGTGTCGGCATGGTGGAATTCCTTTTCAGATCGTACGCTCAACCAGTACGTTGCCACCGGCCTGGATGAGAACCTCAGTGTTCAGCAGGCGCTCGAAAGGATTAATGCCGCCGCCGCGGACGTCACCATCACTGGCGCCGGGGGCTTTCCCAACCTTGATTTTGGAGCATCACACACGATCTGCAAAGCGCGAGATGTCACGAGCACCCAGAATATCTCCGGGGGGCAACTATCGTTGACCTGGCTGCTGGACGTATTCGGCCAGTACCGGCGCAGCACCGAAAGCGCACTTGCTTCTCTTGATTCTGCGCATGCGGCTGTCGACGTCGCAAAGCTGGCTCTAATCAAAGATCTTGTTTCCTCCTACATCGACGCCCGGTACTACCAGCAGCGCGTCTCCATTTCTCGAGCGAACCTGAAGTCGCGCCAGGAGACCTACGATCTCACGAATTTTCAACTCGAAGCGGGAGCAGCTTCCCGGCTGGATGTCTCGCAGGCCGAAGCGCTTGTCCAGTCGACGATTGCCGAATTACCAAGTCTGGAACTGAATTTCCGCGTGTCGGCTCATCACATTGCTACCCTCATCGCCTTGCCGTCGGAAATGGTGGTCAAGCAACTGCAGAAAAACGAAGGGCAGCCGGTCTATCGCGAAAAGATCAATGCCGGAATTCCCGCCGATCTTATTCGCAATCGACCCGATATTCGCGAAGCTGAGCGGAATCTCGCTGCGGCGACTGCAAAGATCGGCGTGGCGGAAGCACGGCTTTATCCCGCGATAACGCTCTCCGGCTCGATCACACCTTCCTATATCAATCAGCGTGGCCGTCGCGGCGATATCTCGAAATGGTCCTTCGGGCCGAGCCTTGACCTCCCGATTCTGGACGGCGGCCGTTTGCGGGCAAACGTGGAGACTTCTAAATCGGCCGCGGCAGCAGCCTACATACGCTGGAAATCAACCGTGCTGACAGCTGTGCAGGAAGTCCAGGACGCTTTGACAGCCGCCCGACGCGACGTTCGCACAGTAAACTCACGTCACAGGCAAGTGGAAACGACCGAAGAAACACTGAAGCTTTCGGTGGACTCGTACAAGGATGGCGCCTCGTCTCTGCTCGATGTTCTCGACGCGCAAAGGCAGGTGTCCAGCGCTCAGGCAGGCCTCGCTACGGCAATCCAAAAATTGGCCAAGGATCACGTGCAGTTGAATGTCGCAATCGGCGGTGTTTTTGCGGCTCCCATGGTCGCGTCGCCCTGGGTGGAGGCTTCGCGGGTGTCGCAGCAAATGCAAACGTCCGGTCGCACTCGCAGTAGTCGAGCATTGCATTGTGAGATGTTTTAA